The following coding sequences are from one Saprospiraceae bacterium window:
- a CDS encoding CHAD domain-containing protein, protein MDPLLKKLILESGNWLRTLKSVQKNPDSENIHLFRLAIKQLNTFSIVIQFPGKKDAHAKTFAFLNKCFQTAGIIRNAELQLHRLSANSEICLINLIQKNERVHEKAKMKFIQLLESSNSSDLVKFQIAFSHEIEKLTSRQFLLKLNKTFQKNLKKLNKKTHQKSLRRNLHDMRIIIRRIIEIMNFIGFFEKDKAFIEFNEWLKTLNKKIGNWHDAESLHLSLLRYLKKNMPFNNACYEIADQLEIEMAFLEQEIENLLTNGL, encoded by the coding sequence ATGGATCCTCTCCTTAAAAAATTGATTCTCGAATCTGGCAATTGGTTGCGTACTTTAAAATCCGTACAAAAAAATCCTGATAGCGAAAACATACATCTTTTTCGACTGGCCATTAAACAACTCAATACTTTTTCAATAGTCATTCAATTTCCCGGAAAAAAGGATGCGCATGCCAAAACCTTTGCATTTTTAAATAAATGTTTTCAAACTGCTGGCATTATTCGCAATGCAGAATTGCAATTGCACAGACTCTCGGCAAATTCAGAAATTTGTTTAATAAATCTTATTCAAAAAAATGAGCGTGTTCATGAAAAAGCAAAAATGAAATTTATTCAACTTCTTGAATCATCAAATTCTTCAGATTTGGTAAAATTTCAGATTGCATTTTCGCATGAAATTGAGAAACTAACTTCGCGTCAATTTCTACTCAAACTCAATAAGACATTTCAAAAAAATCTAAAGAAATTGAATAAAAAAACGCATCAGAAATCATTAAGAAGAAACTTACATGATATGCGCATCATTATTCGAAGAATTATAGAAATCATGAATTTTATTGGTTTTTTTGAAAAAGATAAGGCCTTCATTGAATTTAATGAATGGCTTAAAACTCTAAATAAAAAAATTGGCAACTGGCATGATGCTGAAAGCTTACACCTATCCCTTCTTCGTTATTTGAAGAAAAATATGCCATTTAACAATGCATGTTATGAAATTGCCGACCAACTTGAAATTGAAATGGCTTTCTTAGAGCAGGAAATTGAAAACTTGTTGACCAATGGACTTTAA
- a CDS encoding amidophosphoribosyltransferase, translating into MSDSIKHECGLALIRLLKPLDYYQKHYGSCFYGLQKLHLLMQKQRNRGQDGAGVATIKLDIEPGKKYISRRRSNTSNYLQSLFEGIMQHFEGLDESQIQDGHWLKQNKPFMGEVLLGHLRYGTHGDNTIETVHPFIRENNWISRNLVLAGNFNMTNVEELFQKLVTLGQYPKIKSDTITVLEKIGHFLDEEVQHLFDWYKPEGYTQQQINPLIFENLDICNVLNKASKKFDGGFVIAGMIGHGDAFVLRDPNGIRPAFYYKNEDIVAVASERPALQTAFEIGAEEIHEIKPGNALIIKFNGKVSEELCIEPKTKTSCSFERIYFSRGNDIDIYQERKNLGRALATELLPAINEDFDNTVFTFIPNTSETAFVGLGEALHDYLNQHKLNLLISGNGKLAPEKMKQIVLQKPRIEKLIVKDDKMRTFIANDHIRGKLVSHVYDVTYGIIRPGLDTLVALDDSIVRGTTLRDSIVHILSTLKPKKIIILSSAPQIRYPDCYGIDMSQMGQFVAFLALVELLHDDNKEYLLEETYEKCLAQQEWPAEKMKNHLIELYDSYSFHSISKKIGQMLKPANSDVEVEVIYQTLEGLHKSCPNHTGDWYFSGNYPTPGGVKVVNTAFINFMQHNDVRAY; encoded by the coding sequence ATGAGCGATTCTATCAAGCATGAATGTGGTTTGGCTTTGATCAGACTGCTTAAACCTTTAGATTACTACCAAAAACATTATGGAAGCTGTTTTTATGGCTTGCAAAAGTTGCATTTGCTCATGCAAAAACAACGCAATCGGGGACAGGACGGGGCCGGAGTAGCCACGATAAAACTGGACATTGAACCTGGAAAAAAATACATCTCCCGCAGAAGAAGCAACACCTCAAATTATCTGCAGTCTTTGTTTGAAGGAATTATGCAACACTTTGAGGGACTGGATGAATCGCAGATCCAGGATGGACATTGGCTCAAACAAAATAAACCTTTTATGGGAGAAGTGCTTTTAGGGCATTTGCGCTATGGCACTCATGGAGATAATACCATAGAAACCGTGCACCCCTTTATTCGTGAAAATAACTGGATAAGCCGCAATTTGGTGCTTGCCGGCAATTTCAACATGACCAATGTAGAAGAATTGTTTCAAAAGCTCGTTACGCTTGGCCAGTACCCTAAAATCAAATCAGACACCATCACAGTTCTAGAAAAAATCGGCCATTTTTTGGACGAGGAAGTCCAACATTTATTTGACTGGTATAAACCTGAAGGTTACACACAACAACAGATTAATCCGTTGATCTTTGAAAATCTGGATATCTGCAATGTGCTTAATAAAGCATCGAAAAAATTTGATGGTGGATTTGTGATCGCCGGTATGATCGGGCACGGAGATGCCTTCGTTTTGCGCGACCCCAATGGTATTCGTCCGGCATTTTATTATAAAAACGAAGACATTGTTGCTGTAGCCTCTGAAAGACCTGCGCTGCAAACTGCTTTCGAAATTGGTGCTGAAGAGATCCATGAAATAAAGCCTGGAAATGCACTCATCATTAAGTTTAATGGCAAAGTCAGCGAAGAACTTTGCATCGAACCCAAAACAAAGACCTCCTGCTCTTTTGAACGCATTTATTTTTCGAGAGGAAATGACATCGATATTTATCAGGAAAGAAAAAACTTAGGCAGAGCTTTGGCAACTGAATTACTTCCTGCAATTAATGAAGATTTTGACAATACTGTTTTTACATTTATTCCAAATACTTCTGAAACTGCTTTTGTAGGACTCGGGGAAGCTTTACACGATTATCTCAATCAACATAAATTGAACTTGCTGATTTCGGGAAATGGAAAGCTAGCTCCTGAAAAAATGAAGCAGATTGTATTGCAGAAACCCAGAATTGAGAAACTCATCGTCAAGGACGACAAGATGCGAACCTTTATCGCGAATGATCACATCCGGGGAAAACTGGTATCGCATGTTTACGACGTTACCTATGGGATCATCAGACCAGGATTGGATACTTTGGTAGCATTGGATGATTCGATTGTAAGGGGGACTACGTTGCGAGATAGCATCGTTCATATTTTGTCTACGCTCAAACCCAAAAAAATAATCATACTATCTTCTGCTCCGCAAATTCGTTATCCGGACTGTTACGGAATAGACATGTCGCAAATGGGACAATTTGTTGCTTTTCTGGCACTGGTAGAACTCTTACACGATGACAATAAAGAGTATCTTTTAGAAGAAACCTATGAAAAATGCCTGGCCCAACAGGAATGGCCGGCTGAAAAAATGAAAAATCATTTGATTGAATTGTACGACAGCTATTCTTTCCACAGCATTTCCAAAAAAATCGGACAGATGTTGAAACCAGCCAATAGTGATGTCGAGGTGGAAGTGATTTACCAAACTCTGGAAGGACTGCATAAATCCTGTCCCAACCATACCGGAGACTGGTATTTCAGTGGAAATTACCCTACACCCGGCGGTGTCAAAGTAGTCAATACTGCTTTTATTAATTTCATGCAGCACAACGACGTGCGCGCATATTGA
- a CDS encoding GatB/YqeY domain-containing protein, which translates to MSFSEKINADLKEAMKAQDQIALRGIRAIKAAILLANTDGSGKELDDDRATQILQKLVKQRRESLDIYEKQGREDLAVVEREEIQIIERYLPEQMSPEELRKVLTEIITNSGAAGPKDMGKVMGLASKQLAGKADGKNISAIVKELLGA; encoded by the coding sequence ATGAGTTTTTCAGAAAAAATTAATGCGGATCTTAAAGAAGCGATGAAAGCACAGGATCAGATTGCCTTGAGAGGTATCAGAGCCATCAAAGCTGCTATTCTTTTAGCCAATACAGATGGTAGTGGTAAAGAACTTGATGATGATCGGGCCACCCAGATTCTGCAGAAATTGGTTAAACAAAGGCGGGAATCTCTCGATATTTATGAGAAACAAGGAAGGGAAGACCTGGCAGTGGTTGAAAGAGAAGAGATTCAAATTATCGAAAGGTATTTGCCCGAGCAAATGTCGCCTGAAGAACTCAGAAAAGTCTTAACTGAAATCATAACAAATTCCGGAGCTGCCGGACCCAAGGATATGGGCAAAGTCATGGGTTTGGCGAGTAAACAGCTCGCAGGAAAAGCAGATGGAAAAAATATTTCCGCTATCGTAAAGGAATTGCTTGGTGCTTAA
- a CDS encoding Fic family protein translates to MNKFKFNILSTELYEQYCENITTSFLEKYKSLEDSELSISTFSFYTSVSAVYSSKIEGEHIELDSYIKHKRFGIEFIPDYTLKIDDLYNAYQFAKTAKCNSENIFLAHKILTKNILPEIRQGKIRTGNMYVTAQDGRIEYVAASPFQVTTELNKLFADLEILLNTELNIQEVFFFASMLHLVFVKIHPFDDGNGRCSRLFEKWFLAEKLGQQAWLIQSEKNYYSNHRNYYKNISLIGLEYETLDYMNALPFLLMLPQSLNINENE, encoded by the coding sequence ATGAATAAATTTAAATTTAATATTTTATCCACGGAACTATATGAACAGTATTGTGAAAATATCACAACTTCTTTTCTTGAAAAATATAAATCATTAGAAGACAGCGAACTTTCAATATCAACTTTCAGTTTCTATACTTCCGTATCAGCTGTTTACTCATCCAAGATAGAAGGTGAACATATTGAATTAGACTCATATATAAAACACAAACGTTTCGGAATAGAATTCATACCTGATTACACACTAAAAATTGATGATTTATACAACGCGTACCAATTTGCTAAAACTGCAAAATGCAATTCTGAAAACATATTTCTTGCCCATAAAATTTTAACAAAAAACATATTACCGGAAATCAGACAGGGAAAAATCCGAACAGGGAATATGTATGTGACCGCTCAAGATGGGAGAATAGAATATGTGGCTGCTTCGCCCTTTCAAGTCACCACGGAATTGAATAAACTATTTGCAGACCTTGAAATATTATTAAACACGGAATTAAATATTCAGGAAGTATTTTTCTTTGCCTCCATGCTTCATCTAGTGTTTGTAAAAATACATCCGTTTGATGATGGTAATGGCAGATGTTCCCGACTTTTTGAAAAATGGTTTTTAGCAGAGAAACTTGGCCAGCAAGCATGGCTGATACAATCAGAAAAAAATTATTATTCAAATCATCGAAACTATTATAAAAATATTAGCCTAATTGGTTTAGAATATGAAACATTAGATTACATGAATGCATTGCCTTTTTTGCTTATGCTCCCGCAATCGCTTAACATAAATGAGAATGAATAA
- a CDS encoding type II toxin-antitoxin system PemK/MazF family toxin has product MSIRQFEIWSADLNPNLGTEPGKKRPVLVIQTDLLNDVQHPSTLICPLTTNTIEKATLLRVHLKKGQAGLKKDSDILVDQIRAIDNRRFLNKMGKLPPEKIELLKRNILLVLDIEH; this is encoded by the coding sequence ATGTCGATACGTCAGTTTGAAATATGGAGTGCAGACCTGAACCCTAATCTGGGAACAGAGCCGGGTAAAAAAAGGCCCGTCCTGGTCATTCAAACAGATTTATTAAATGATGTTCAGCATCCCTCTACTTTAATTTGTCCGCTAACCACAAATACGATTGAAAAAGCAACGCTCTTGAGGGTGCATCTTAAAAAAGGACAAGCCGGGCTTAAGAAAGATTCAGACATTTTGGTAGATCAAATCAGAGCTATTGATAACCGTAGATTCCTTAATAAAATGGGAAAACTACCACCTGAAAAAATTGAATTGCTTAAAAGGAACATTCTCTTAGTTTTGGATATTGAACATTGA
- a CDS encoding HAD family phosphatase, with amino-acid sequence MIKNLIFDFGNVLYDLDESLTESKLREVLDPHKTADLFEQVLHPFERGEISEEAFFNRLQRRSRDVRDGSYYYEAWNAMLLGMPAHRFEWLKQIRKNYKVYLLSNINITHLRAVRKNIKMQTGILDFELHYFDKVYYSFEIGFRKPELKCFEYVLNDAGIIGKETLFIDDKVENIKGASEAGLHAKLHMPELKIEEQMENYLYEFH; translated from the coding sequence ATGATTAAAAACCTAATCTTCGACTTCGGAAATGTCTTGTACGACCTGGATGAAAGTTTAACGGAAAGTAAACTCAGAGAAGTCCTGGACCCTCATAAAACAGCTGACTTGTTTGAACAGGTGCTTCACCCATTTGAGCGGGGAGAAATTTCAGAAGAAGCATTTTTCAACAGACTTCAAAGAAGATCTCGCGATGTAAGAGATGGAAGTTATTATTATGAAGCCTGGAATGCCATGTTGTTGGGCATGCCCGCACATCGCTTTGAGTGGCTGAAACAAATCCGAAAAAATTACAAGGTATATCTCCTCAGTAATATAAATATCACGCATTTACGTGCGGTAAGGAAAAACATTAAGATGCAAACAGGGATTTTGGATTTTGAATTGCACTATTTTGATAAAGTCTATTATTCTTTTGAAATAGGTTTTCGCAAACCTGAATTAAAATGTTTTGAATATGTATTAAATGATGCAGGAATCATAGGAAAGGAAACTTTATTTATAGACGATAAAGTAGAAAACATAAAAGGGGCTTCTGAGGCCGGACTCCATGCAAAATTGCATATGCCTGAGCTTAAAATTGAAGAGCAGATGGAAAATTACTTATACGAATTTCATTGA
- a CDS encoding RecX family transcriptional regulator: MYLSKENLILKLRHYCAYQDRCQSEVEQKLRKLGADEEMEGEVILHLLQEGFLNEERFAKSYARGKFRHLQWGRIKIRAGLQAKKVSEPLLKIAMMEIDENEYRQTLHQLLERDMEHYGDKSKVIQHLLAKGFEYELILESMKTM; this comes from the coding sequence ATGTACCTCAGCAAAGAAAATCTCATTCTTAAACTCAGGCACTATTGTGCTTACCAGGATCGCTGTCAGTCAGAGGTCGAGCAAAAATTGCGTAAACTCGGCGCAGATGAAGAAATGGAAGGTGAAGTTATCTTACATCTACTGCAAGAAGGTTTTTTAAACGAAGAGCGATTTGCCAAATCCTACGCGCGAGGAAAATTCCGCCATCTGCAATGGGGTCGAATCAAAATACGGGCCGGACTCCAGGCTAAAAAAGTTTCTGAACCCCTCCTTAAAATTGCAATGATGGAGATAGATGAAAATGAATACCGACAAACGCTGCATCAACTTCTTGAAAGAGACATGGAACATTATGGCGATAAATCAAAAGTGATTCAGCATTTGCTGGCAAAGGGATTTGAATATGAGTTGATTTTAGAAAGCATGAAAACCATGTAG
- the nadB gene encoding L-aspartate oxidase has translation MIYNSDVLIIGTGIAGLTTAIQIARQRPDLKIRLTSKTNKEESNTRYAQGGIAAVWDRIKDDFEKHVQDTLDAGDGLCNEEIVRIVVEEGPQRVHELIDWGARFDKIDASHYDLAREGGHSEKRILHYQDVTGAEIERALLDKCSQCPNIEILEHYYAIDVLTQHHLGFNVTRIMPDIECYGAYLLNLKNLEVETHLAKVTILATGGAGQIYRTTTNPIIATGDGIAMMYRAKGHVENMEFVQFHPTALYRASSENPAFLISEAVRGFGGILKTQDGQEFMQRYDERLSLAPRDIVARAIDNELKTRGEDYVCLDCRHLDETEFVQHFPNIYEKCKSIGIHPMQQMIPVVPACHYLCGGIHVDAYGHSSIRNLYACGECTNTGLHGANRLASNSLLEAAVFGYRIAQDLVEKIDGFQLRTDIPEWDATGTAHPKELVLITQSIKELKEIMSYYVGIVRSNVRIERALNRLHLLYKETEDLYHSTTLSAALCELRNLITIGYLVTRSASMRKESRGLHYTTDYIDQHEFKQSTLL, from the coding sequence ATGATTTACAACTCTGACGTATTGATCATCGGAACTGGAATTGCCGGACTCACGACTGCTATTCAAATTGCGCGACAGCGTCCTGATTTGAAAATACGACTCACCAGCAAAACCAATAAGGAAGAAAGCAATACCCGCTATGCGCAAGGAGGTATTGCAGCGGTTTGGGATCGGATCAAAGATGATTTTGAAAAACACGTGCAAGATACCCTGGATGCCGGCGATGGATTATGTAATGAAGAGATCGTACGCATCGTGGTAGAGGAAGGGCCACAACGCGTACATGAATTGATCGATTGGGGTGCCCGATTTGATAAAATCGATGCATCTCATTATGATCTTGCGCGTGAAGGTGGTCATTCGGAAAAGCGGATTTTGCACTATCAGGATGTGACCGGAGCAGAAATTGAACGTGCTTTGCTTGACAAATGCAGCCAGTGCCCAAATATTGAGATCCTCGAGCACTATTATGCAATAGATGTTTTGACCCAGCACCATCTGGGTTTCAATGTTACGCGCATCATGCCTGATATCGAATGTTATGGAGCTTATCTTTTAAATCTGAAAAATCTAGAAGTAGAAACGCATCTGGCAAAAGTGACAATTCTTGCAACTGGTGGAGCCGGACAGATTTACAGAACGACCACCAATCCTATCATTGCAACCGGTGATGGAATTGCCATGATGTATCGCGCCAAAGGACATGTGGAAAACATGGAATTTGTTCAATTTCATCCAACGGCTTTATACAGGGCCAGTTCCGAGAATCCGGCGTTTTTGATTTCAGAAGCTGTTCGTGGTTTTGGAGGAATTCTAAAAACACAGGATGGCCAGGAATTCATGCAGCGTTACGATGAACGCCTTTCGTTGGCTCCCAGAGACATTGTTGCAAGGGCAATCGACAACGAATTAAAAACGCGAGGTGAAGATTATGTATGTCTGGATTGCAGACATCTCGACGAAACAGAATTTGTGCAACATTTTCCGAATATTTACGAAAAGTGTAAAAGCATCGGAATTCATCCGATGCAACAAATGATTCCGGTCGTTCCCGCCTGTCATTATTTGTGTGGCGGGATCCATGTAGATGCCTATGGCCACAGCAGCATCCGCAATTTATATGCTTGCGGTGAATGCACGAATACAGGTTTACATGGAGCCAATAGGTTAGCCAGCAATTCGCTATTGGAAGCGGCTGTTTTTGGATATCGCATTGCACAAGATCTCGTAGAAAAAATAGATGGATTTCAACTGCGAACAGATATACCAGAATGGGATGCAACGGGAACAGCGCATCCTAAAGAACTTGTATTGATTACACAAAGCATCAAGGAACTCAAAGAGATCATGTCTTATTATGTAGGTATTGTACGCAGCAACGTAAGGATCGAACGTGCATTGAATAGACTGCATTTATTATACAAAGAGACAGAAGACTTATACCATTCTACAACGCTGTCAGCGGCCTTGTGCGAGCTCCGCAACCTGATTACTATCGGTTATCTGGTTACGCGTTCGGCTTCCATGCGAAAAGAAAGCCGGGGCCTGCATTACACTACAGATTATATAGATCAACATGAATTTAAACAATCGACCTTGTTGTAA
- a CDS encoding nucleotidyltransferase — protein MNSIFNEDFLEYISLLNKHSVRYILIGGLAVNVYGYRRSTGDMDLWIEPTEENHTRLTKVHQEYGMYMGEMEDLENFIDTLKFDVFQFGGGFIKIDIMTACKGLIFESALKQAKMINIEKVNVRIIHINDLIQAKLAAGRFKDLDDIENLNKLRDQNS, from the coding sequence TTGAATTCAATATTTAACGAAGATTTTTTAGAGTACATCAGTTTGCTGAACAAACACTCCGTTCGCTATATTTTGATTGGTGGTTTGGCAGTCAATGTTTATGGATACAGGAGATCGACAGGTGATATGGATTTATGGATTGAACCTACAGAAGAAAATCACACCCGGCTTACAAAAGTTCACCAGGAATATGGAATGTATATGGGAGAAATGGAAGATCTTGAAAATTTTATAGATACGTTAAAATTTGATGTTTTCCAGTTTGGAGGTGGTTTTATTAAAATAGACATCATGACTGCCTGTAAAGGATTAATATTTGAAAGTGCCTTAAAACAAGCTAAAATGATCAACATTGAAAAAGTGAATGTCCGAATAATTCATATCAATGATTTGATTCAGGCTAAATTAGCAGCGGGTAGATTTAAAGATTTGGATGATATTGAAAATTTAAATAAATTACGAGATCAGAATTCATAA
- a CDS encoding gliding motility-associated C-terminal domain-containing protein, protein MEIKLTLGDKIQLQAILNFIPGTASWTPATGLSCTDCAAPYLLALENAEYEVLFTNSAGCEVRAKIKVIVNNQTDVYVPNVFSPNGDNLNDLVTVFGGPSIREVELFRIYNRWGNMVFENKHFQLNDLLAGWDGRFNGEPMNPAVLYII, encoded by the coding sequence GTGGAAATAAAACTTACACTTGGCGACAAAATACAATTACAAGCTATTTTAAATTTTATTCCCGGCACCGCAAGCTGGACGCCTGCCACCGGACTTTCCTGTACAGATTGTGCGGCGCCCTATTTGTTAGCACTTGAAAATGCAGAATACGAAGTATTATTTACCAATTCGGCTGGTTGTGAAGTGCGAGCAAAAATTAAAGTCATCGTCAACAATCAAACCGATGTTTATGTGCCCAACGTTTTCAGCCCCAACGGCGACAACCTAAACGACCTGGTTACCGTATTCGGAGGTCCCAGCATCCGAGAAGTAGAGCTGTTCCGCATTTATAATCGATGGGGAAATATGGTTTTTGAAAACAAACATTTTCAGTTGAATGACTTATTAGCCGGATGGGATGGAAGATTCAATGGTGAGCCGATGAATCCAGCGGTTTTGTATATCATTTGA